GTAGTGTTTAAATTATGGGTCATTCTGATTTTTTGTTTCTGGTTAATAGTGTAAACATTATTGGTTAATGAAGTACAATAGGTGGTTAATGATtagattgaattattttttgtagtttttgtgTGACATTTGCACTATTAATTGAAACTTCATGAATTGTGGTACTATTGAAGATGAAGGTATCAGGGTTGACAACCTTGATGATGATGACAACACATGTTGTTAGGAGCCTGCAATAGGGATGTGTTTTTCTTGCTTAGAAGAAGTCAAATCATTTTATGAAGAGTATGCTTCGAGAAAGGGTTTTGGGTGGAAGATTAGATCTTCAAGAAAAGGGCAAGATGGGGAGCCCTGCTACTTAATTTTATCATGCTCAAGAGAGGGGTCTAAAGTGTCAAAAATTTCGTGTACGTTAAAAACACTTCCAACTAAGGTAAATAATTGTCATGCCAAGATTGTTATTAAGTTGGATAAAGATGGATTGTGGtacattataaaatttgaacttgATCATACTCACGAGATGAGTCCTACAAAGGCAAAGTTGTTCAAAGCTAACAAGAAAATGAATTTGCATGTAAAGAGAACAATACAAATCAATGATGATGCATGAGTGAGGATCGACAAGACATTTCAATCTCTTGTTAAAGATGCAGGAGGACATGAAAACGTACCATTTTGTGAAAGAGACGTGGGGAATTATGTTAATAAGGAACGACGCGCAATAAGAAAAGATGGTGATGGAAAGGCATTGATAAGCTATTTTTGCCAAATGAGGGAACAAAATTCAGATTTCTTCTATGACATAGATTTGGATGATGATTTTCACGTAAGGAATGTGTTTTGGGCTGACGCAAGAAGTAGAGCTGCTTATGAATACTTTGGAGATGTTGTGATTTTTGACACAACATATTTGACTAATAAGTATGACATGCCTTTTGATGCGTTTGTTGGTGTGAATCATCATGGTCAATCAACATTACTTGAATGTGGACTGTTGTCAGGTGAAGATACAGATTCATTTGTATAGCTTTTCAAATCATGGCTTCGTTGTATGCTAGGAAAGGCTCATCTGGGTATTGTGACTGACCAATGCAAGGCTATAAAAAATGCCATTGAATTAGTCTTTCCTACAACTCGTCATAGGTGGTGTTTATGgcatataatgaaaaaaattcctGAAAAGCTCGATCAATATAGTGAATATAAAAAGATTAAGTTTGAATTGAAAGAAGCGGTTTATGACACAATCACAAAAGATGCATTTGAAGAAAAATGGTGTTCTTTCATCGAAAAATTTGAGCTTCAACAAAATGATTGGTTGAATTGATTGTATAACGAATGTCATAGATGGGTACCAACCTTGCTAAGGAAATATTTTTGGGCAGGTATGTCTACTACACAGCGAAGTGAGAGTATACATTCTTTCTTTGATGGTTATATCAATTCAACGACAAGTTTAAATCAATTTGTATAACAATATGATAATGCTCTCAGAAGTCGAGcagaaaaagaatttgaagcAGATTTTAATTCGATGGATACTACAATTTCTTGTGGGTCAAACTCGTCaattgaaaatcaattccaaggtGAATACACTCATGCCAAATTTAAGGAAGTTCAAACAGAATTTAGATCTAAAATGAATTGTGTTGCTTCCTTGTATACCGTGGAGGGTTCCTTTGCTACATACCATGTGTTGGAGGAAGTGTCAATTGGAGACAAACCAAAAGAACGTGTCTTAAAAGTTGTGTTTAATCGAGAAAATAATGATGTCAACTGTGAACGTGTCTTAAAAAGTTGTGTTTAAAAGTTGTCATGTGTTATCTGTGTGTACTCAAGAGAGAGTTAAAAATGTGTTAAAGAAGTATATCTTAACAAGGtggaagaaaaatattaaaaggaaaCATTCATATATTAAGAGCAGTTATGGTGTGAAAGAATTAAAGCCACAAATGGAGAGGTTTGACAAATTGTGCAAGCATTTCTATGAAGTTGCTGAAGTAGCTACAGAGTCTGAAGATGCGACTAAGGCACTTCATGAAATATTACATCAATTTAAATCTAACGTGTCCACCATAGATACTACGATTAACAAGATTAAAAGAAGTTCTATTGATGCTTCAAGTCCAAACAATGATAATGAAATTCACAATCCTTTGCGGGTCAAGCGTAAAGGTCGTCCTCcatcaaaaagaaaaacatttgtAGTTGAAAAAATCGTAAAGAGGTCAAGGAATCAATCCAATCAACGCGATGACAAAGAGACTACCTTTGTAAGTTTTTTTCGTCCAGAAATTATTTATCCATCAtgtacatattatattaaaatatttcttttttgtttattgaaATTTATAGGAGAACAATACTGAAATAGTGAGAAATCATAATGAAAGTAACATCTGCATAAAATcatggcttaattgcagttttggtccccttattttagctaaatcgcgaaagtagtccccccattttgtttctccccagttttggtcctccaaacagaattttggtctaaacttgatgaaattttattttttaaagtcgtactacaccatttataatcatagatttcaggtataattgttgcaaatgagatcttgggacatggtgtgacttaaataaatgcaaaaaaaaataaaatttcatcaagtttttgaccaaatttctgtttgagggaccaaaactagggagaaacaaaatagggagactactttcgtgaatcagctaaaatagggggaccaaaactgcaattaaacctaaaatCATCTATTGAAAGTAACACATTGGTTCGTATTTGAATTTATGACTGAGCGTGTGGTTGTATTATTATATGTAAGATTGTGCTAACTTATTGTATGTTGTTGTTCAGGTTGGAGGTAATACATCATTCTTGGATCTTTTGTCACAATTCAGCACAACTatgtgataaaatataaatattttatcaattttttatatgatattttgttgaaacaaatAGTCAAGTAAATGGATTGTTTGATAATCATGTATGTGGTTTATCACATTTGTCACTTTTTTGTCATTAATGGATTTTAACAGAATGTTTGGTCATTCTTATCAAAGACatggttaatgttgtgaactacttggttaatggattttAACATAATGTTTGGTCATTCTTATCAGACAAAATATAAATCAGGTTAATGGCTTAAAGAAACatggttaatgttgtgaacaacttggttaatgaatgCGAACTGAAAACTTgggcattctaatcaaacaagatataaatctggttaatgacttaaaacaatatggttaattctttgcacaacttggttaa
The genomic region above belongs to Cicer arietinum cultivar CDC Frontier isolate Library 1 chromosome 4, Cicar.CDCFrontier_v2.0, whole genome shotgun sequence and contains:
- the LOC140920130 gene encoding protein FAR1-RELATED SEQUENCE 6-like is translated as MREQNSDFFYDIDLDDDFHVRNVFWADARSRAAYEYFGDVVIFDTTYLTNKYDMPFDAFVGVNHHGQSTLLECGLLSGKAHLGIVTDQCKAIKNAIELVFPTTRHRWCLWHIMKKIPEKLDQYSEYKKIKFELKEAVYDTITKDAFEEKWCSFIEKFELQQNDWLN